One segment of Virgibacillus doumboii DNA contains the following:
- a CDS encoding DUF951 domain-containing protein: MADKQFELNDIVQMKKQHPCGENRWKIIRMGMDIRIKCMGCNHSVMIPRKDFTKKMKKVLKNAEE, from the coding sequence ATGGCAGATAAACAATTTGAATTAAATGATATTGTTCAAATGAAAAAACAGCATCCCTGCGGCGAAAACCGCTGGAAAATCATCAGAATGGGGATGGATATCCGGATTAAATGTATGGGATGTAATCATAGTGTGATGATTCCACGTAAAGATTTTACAAAGAAGATGAAAAAAGTCCTAAAAAATGCTGAAGAATAA
- a CDS encoding mechanosensitive ion channel family protein, with translation MDFINKKMEEFWDYLSGPELWIAIGGAILKIIAITILALIVVRIGNKLIDRIFESRSSGPFRMTERREVTLTKLIKNTLKYTVYFIAIIMILDGALGLEIGALLAGAGVAGLAIGFGAQNLVRDIISGFFIIFEDQFSVGDYILTSGAEGTVEEIGMRTTKIKSWTGEQHVLPNGNVTQVTNYSVHNGLAVVDVNVPYESDIYRAEKIIDDVSKTLPDKYEVIVDVPEIIGVQTLETSHYVIRVIAETLPEYQWAGARIIRKEAQDALYSHDIQIPAPRLVMYSRHQEPTSLEIQRGQEHKGDE, from the coding sequence GTGGATTTTATCAATAAGAAAATGGAAGAATTCTGGGATTACTTATCAGGCCCTGAACTCTGGATTGCAATTGGTGGGGCAATACTGAAAATAATCGCCATTACAATACTTGCATTAATTGTTGTTCGTATCGGAAATAAACTTATTGACCGTATTTTTGAAAGCAGATCGAGCGGACCATTTCGCATGACAGAAAGAAGAGAGGTCACGTTAACAAAACTGATCAAAAATACATTGAAATATACCGTTTATTTCATTGCAATCATTATGATTCTTGATGGCGCACTTGGACTGGAAATCGGTGCACTGCTGGCAGGTGCTGGTGTGGCCGGACTGGCTATCGGCTTTGGTGCGCAAAATCTTGTCCGCGACATTATTTCCGGATTCTTCATTATATTTGAAGATCAGTTTTCGGTTGGCGACTATATTCTAACTTCTGGAGCTGAAGGAACGGTTGAGGAAATTGGCATGCGGACAACCAAAATAAAAAGCTGGACAGGTGAACAGCATGTACTGCCAAATGGAAATGTAACCCAGGTAACAAATTATTCCGTTCATAATGGACTGGCAGTGGTTGATGTAAATGTACCATATGAAAGTGATATTTACAGAGCTGAGAAAATTATCGATGATGTAAGTAAAACACTGCCGGATAAATATGAAGTAATTGTTGACGTTCCGGAAATTATCGGTGTTCAAACATTGGAGACATCCCATTACGTCATTCGGGTTATTGCCGAAACGCTGCCGGAATATCAGTGGGCAGGAGCACGCATTATCCGAAAGGAAGCTCAGGATGCTCTCTATAGTCATGATATTCAAATACCTGCACCGCGTCTTGTCATGTATTCCAGGCATCAGGAACCAACATCATTGGAAATACAACGTGGTCAGGAACATAAAGGGGACGAGTAA
- a CDS encoding YkvI family membrane protein: MWRAGLKWMFLIIGTTIGAGYASGRELWQFFGHESGLAILLFMLFFSLSCNVIMKISHEKKSSDYLPVLQDIVGVKLTKIYDVMIFLYLFTTTVVMIAGSGATGQAFNFSYWWGVLVIAIALIVLFIKDIGGLLAMNQLILPLLLGGLLYILLLFTRDQSLELFSHLQEQRNWTAAFSFTALNILPLIAVLGAIGNKVKTKQEVWIASIGSGLILGIISFIYNNSLIQIADELLLYEIPLFAILKHYPFGMMIFMSVLLWFAIFTTAAAGILGIVSRLQSVWNMPIWFYVIIILAAMIPLSTLGFSTLIAYIYPLYGILNLYVLTRLLLYPIWNKMEEKRT; encoded by the coding sequence ATGTGGAGAGCTGGTCTGAAATGGATGTTTTTAATAATTGGTACAACAATTGGTGCAGGTTATGCTTCCGGAAGAGAGTTATGGCAGTTTTTTGGTCATGAAAGTGGACTTGCTATTTTGTTATTTATGCTATTTTTTTCACTTAGCTGTAATGTAATTATGAAAATAAGCCATGAAAAAAAATCAAGTGATTATTTACCGGTTCTTCAGGATATCGTGGGAGTCAAACTAACGAAAATTTATGATGTCATGATTTTTTTATACTTATTTACGACAACTGTTGTGATGATTGCGGGGAGCGGTGCGACCGGACAAGCTTTTAATTTCTCTTATTGGTGGGGAGTATTGGTTATAGCCATTGCGTTAATTGTTTTGTTTATTAAAGACATTGGTGGACTGCTGGCAATGAATCAGCTGATCCTGCCACTTTTACTTGGCGGTCTATTATATATTTTACTCCTGTTTACCAGGGATCAGTCGCTGGAATTGTTCTCCCATTTACAGGAACAGCGTAATTGGACTGCGGCTTTTTCATTTACAGCTTTAAATATTTTACCGCTGATTGCAGTGTTGGGAGCTATTGGTAACAAAGTTAAGACAAAACAGGAGGTATGGATCGCGTCAATCGGAAGTGGATTGATCCTTGGTATCATTTCGTTTATATACAATAACAGCCTGATTCAAATAGCTGATGAACTTTTGCTGTATGAGATTCCGTTGTTTGCAATCCTTAAACACTATCCGTTTGGTATGATGATCTTTATGTCTGTACTACTGTGGTTTGCGATTTTTACGACAGCTGCAGCAGGCATATTGGGGATCGTATCAAGGCTGCAAAGTGTTTGGAATATGCCAATTTGGTTTTATGTAATCATTATCCTGGCAGCAATGATTCCGTTATCAACGTTAGGATTTTCTACTTTAATAGCCTACATATATCCATTATATGGGATACTAAACTTGTATGTATTAACAAGACTACTATTATATCCAATTTGGAATAAAATGGAAGAAAAACGCACGTGA
- the yyaC gene encoding spore protease YyaC: MNLMNRFVPKNEKVQMLHTDPNLLSVMSEKIISWFPNVPREYAVVCIGTDRSTGDALGPLTGTFLSEKRPKHISVYGTLDDPVHATNLKEYIKLINVQHKKPYIIAVDASLGKATSVGSIISDIGSLKPGAALNKELPSIGDIHITGVVNISGFMEYSILQNTRLSQVVDMAKSVAALLEKVDHGLSHSHPFPAIVASRYRSKSVEH, translated from the coding sequence ATGAATCTTATGAATCGTTTTGTTCCAAAAAATGAAAAAGTCCAAATGTTACATACCGATCCCAACCTGTTAAGTGTCATGAGTGAAAAAATAATATCCTGGTTTCCAAACGTACCTCGCGAATACGCCGTTGTTTGTATTGGAACAGATCGTTCGACCGGTGATGCATTAGGCCCGCTCACGGGGACTTTTTTATCGGAAAAGCGACCAAAACACATCAGTGTGTATGGTACACTGGATGACCCGGTCCATGCGACCAACTTAAAAGAATACATCAAACTAATAAACGTACAGCATAAAAAACCGTATATCATTGCCGTTGATGCCTCGTTAGGTAAAGCGACATCGGTTGGAAGCATTATTTCGGACATTGGTTCATTGAAGCCTGGTGCTGCTTTAAACAAAGAACTTCCTTCCATTGGCGATATTCATATTACCGGTGTTGTAAATATAAGCGGATTTATGGAGTATTCTATTTTGCAGAACACGAGGCTTTCTCAAGTGGTGGACATGGCTAAAAGTGTAGCAGCATTACTGGAGAAGGTCGATCACGGATTATCACATAGTCATCCATTTCCTGCAATTGTAGCTTCGAGGTATAGAAGCAAAAGCGTGGAACATTAA
- a CDS encoding DUF554 domain-containing protein — protein MALYGTLVNGACIIAGSLIGLFFTKIPEKYKETVMHGIGLAVILIGMQMAFSTESIIVVLLSLLTGALIGEFIQLEEWLNRLGNWIGRRFATTNDNISVAQGFITASLIFVIGALSVIGALDSGLRGDHEVLITKGVIDGFVALVLTTTLGFGVIFSVIPVILYQGSIALLATQIEKWLPETFLNGLITELTAVGGLLIVAIGLNLLKLIQIRVGNLLPSILTVGIVYYIYLQF, from the coding sequence ATGGCGTTATACGGAACACTGGTTAACGGAGCGTGTATCATTGCTGGCAGTTTAATAGGTTTGTTTTTTACAAAAATACCGGAAAAATATAAAGAAACCGTTATGCACGGAATCGGACTTGCTGTTATTTTAATAGGAATGCAAATGGCCTTTTCAACTGAATCTATTATTGTTGTTCTATTAAGTTTACTGACAGGTGCTTTAATAGGAGAATTCATTCAATTGGAAGAATGGTTGAATCGACTCGGAAATTGGATTGGAAGGCGATTTGCGACAACGAATGACAATATTAGTGTTGCACAGGGATTTATAACAGCCTCATTAATTTTTGTGATTGGAGCATTATCCGTAATTGGTGCTTTGGACAGCGGGCTTCGGGGTGACCATGAGGTTCTTATTACAAAAGGAGTTATTGACGGTTTTGTTGCACTGGTTTTAACTACTACGTTAGGATTCGGTGTCATATTTTCTGTTATTCCAGTAATTCTTTATCAGGGCTCGATAGCTTTATTGGCAACCCAAATTGAAAAGTGGCTGCCGGAAACCTTTTTAAACGGATTGATTACAGAATTGACAGCAGTAGGTGGACTGCTTATTGTAGCAATCGGTTTAAATCTATTAAAATTAATACAAATACGGGTTGGTAATTTATTGCCTTCAATTCTGACAGTTGGCATTGTCTATTACATCTATTTACAATTTTAA
- a CDS encoding aminotransferase class V-fold PLP-dependent enzyme has protein sequence MIYFDQAASSFPKPPEVGEAMIYALNEVGANPGRGSHLLARQAELIIRETRERAARIFGCSNPRKAVFFNNATAALNQAIKGMNWNEGDHIISTSFEHNSIRRPLENIKNTYNVDVSYIEWKDKNEEFLDGVEKSIKPSTRLIAMTHASNVTGSLIPVKEVSAIAKQNNVLVLVDASQTAGHIPINMKELGIDMMAFPGHKGLLGPQGTGMLLVEGAIDLSPIQHGGTGTFSENPSQPSQWPEKLESGTLNTPGIAGLNAALSVYETRENENVPRETILTKKLLKELKNINGVTCYGPDECVDRMPIVAFNVLEIPSQEIAMILDSHYQIAVRSGIHCSPLTHETMYTIEQGVVRASLSMYNTEKEIDSFVQAIKEIVESYNMI, from the coding sequence ATGATATATTTTGATCAGGCCGCATCTTCATTTCCAAAACCCCCTGAAGTAGGGGAGGCAATGATATATGCACTTAACGAAGTAGGTGCAAATCCAGGCAGGGGCAGCCACCTGCTGGCAAGACAAGCTGAATTGATTATTCGGGAGACAAGAGAGAGGGCTGCACGTATATTTGGATGCAGTAATCCAAGAAAAGCTGTATTCTTTAATAATGCAACGGCTGCTTTAAATCAGGCAATTAAAGGAATGAATTGGAATGAAGGCGATCATATTATTTCTACATCATTTGAACATAATTCCATCCGAAGACCACTTGAAAATATAAAGAATACGTATAATGTAGATGTTTCATACATTGAATGGAAAGACAAAAATGAGGAGTTTTTGGATGGTGTTGAAAAATCTATTAAACCAAGCACAAGATTAATTGCCATGACACACGCTTCAAATGTCACCGGTTCACTTATACCTGTTAAAGAGGTTAGTGCTATTGCAAAGCAAAATAATGTCCTTGTTCTCGTAGATGCTTCACAAACGGCCGGGCATATACCAATCAATATGAAAGAGCTTGGAATTGATATGATGGCATTTCCGGGACACAAAGGATTATTAGGTCCACAGGGCACTGGAATGTTACTGGTTGAAGGAGCTATTGATCTTTCACCAATACAGCATGGAGGGACAGGTACTTTTTCTGAAAATCCTTCCCAGCCATCACAATGGCCTGAGAAACTGGAAAGCGGAACATTAAATACACCTGGAATAGCTGGGTTAAATGCTGCTCTATCAGTATATGAGACAAGAGAAAATGAGAATGTTCCACGTGAAACAATTTTAACAAAAAAACTATTAAAAGAACTGAAAAATATAAATGGTGTTACTTGTTATGGACCTGATGAATGTGTTGACCGGATGCCCATTGTTGCTTTTAATGTACTTGAAATACCTTCACAGGAAATTGCAATGATTCTTGATTCCCATTATCAGATAGCAGTTCGTTCTGGTATACATTGCAGTCCGCTTACACATGAAACAATGTACACAATCGAACAGGGTGTAGTCAGAGCGAGCCTTAGCATGTATAATACAGAAAAAGAAATTGATAGTTTCGTTCAGGCAATAAAGGAGATAGTGGAATCATATAACATGATTTAA